In Brassica napus cultivar Da-Ae chromosome C2, Da-Ae, whole genome shotgun sequence, the sequence CGGTCATAAGCCTCATGAAGgtgctaggggcgttggtaagaccaaatggcatcacAAGCCACTCGTACaagccttgcttggtcttgaaagcagtcttcCACTCGTCACCCTCCTTCATCTGTACTTGGTGGTAGccactcctaagatcaatcttggagaacACTGTGGAACCACTCAGctcatctaacatatcatcaagtctaggaatggggtaccgatattttatggtgatgttgttgatggctcggcagtcaACACACTTACGCCATGTaccatccttcttaggcaccaaGAGGACGGGAACTGCACATGGACTGAGACTCTCTCGAATGTACCCCttgtccatgaggtcttggacctgtctctccagctccttagcctcCTCCGGATTGACTCGGTACGCGGCTCGGTTTGGAAGTGGGGCAACGGGTACAAAGTCtatctgatgctcaatgcctcGGAGGGGTGGTAAGCCGGCTGGTATCTCCTCAGGAAACACGTCCTTGTACTTGTCCATTAGCACTTGCATCTGAGCTGGGCAATCTGGTGcctcaaaacctgcaaaacaaccttccttgaaGACCAATCAGTAGCACCTGTGTATCTTGCTGTAATGACTTAATCACTTTACTAGAAGAGATTAAtaggttagttttactaaacagCCCAGACTGGTCCATGGCTCTCTGCATTTCGTAGACCTCTTGGGGGCTGAGAGGAGccaggctgtgcttcttgttgttgtgggtgAAACTGTAGGTGTTAGTCCTTCCATGGTGAATGGTATCCGtgtcaaactgccaaggcctccCTAACAGCAGATGTCCGGCTTGCATAGGAAACACATCACACTTCACCTGGTCCTGGTACTTACCAATACAAAAGGGCACAACAACTTGTTCCGAGATTTTAAGCtccgtctcatcattgagccatttAAGCTTGTATGGCCTGGGGTGTGGCGACTTTGCTAGCCCTAACTTGTCAACAATACCTGCTGGCCACATTAGTGCAAGAGCCACCATCAATAATTGGACTACATACCTTGCCCTCCACGCTACACCTCGTATGGAAGATGTTCTCTCGTTGGACGGTCTCTGGATCAAAGAGGGCACTGAGAGCTCGTCTGACCACCAGTAGCTCACCAGTCTCATCATAGTCCACTATCTCATCTCCTGATACAGCCGACTCTGCATCGACCTCGTCTTGGGACTCATACTCGCCATCCGCCTTAAggatcatgacacgcttgttcggACAGTCCCTTGAGTAGTGCCCCTTTCCCTGACATTTGTAACAGGTAATATCACGGGTTCTTTGGGCTGGAGTTGGTCCCTTACCTGGTTCGGATGAGCATGGCTTGGACTGGTCGGATTGATTCTTCTTGAACCGGCTGTCCACTTCAACGGACTTGTTTTTCTCAGCTCCTTTGGATCCGGATGGAGCCCATGGCGTCTTGTTCCTGGCACTAGAGGCGTTCTTCCTCCTAATGTGCTGCTCGGCCAGGACGGCATAGTGGAGGAGATCGTTGAAGTTGACGTAAGTctgcctctccaccttgcgagcGATGCGGTCTTGAAGACCTTCCAAGAACTGTGCCATCATAACTTCTTCGGTTTCGCGCGTCCTGAGCTTGTTCATGAGAGCCTCGAACTCTTCAAAGTATTCCTCCACGGTCCTAGTACCCTGAGACAACTTGAGAAAACGTTTTAGTAAGTCCCGCTGATAGTAAGAGGAAATATACCTTGCTCGGAGTTTAGCTCGCATCTCATTCCAAGTCTCGATCCTATAGACCCTGCCAACCTCGGCTACTTCCCTGTCCCACCAAGTTAGGGCATTGTCCGTCAGCTGTGCTGCGGCTAAGGCGATCTTTTTGGCCTCGGTATAGTGGTAGTAC encodes:
- the LOC125582372 gene encoding uncharacterized protein LOC125582372 → MGDLDGAPTQAEINAQLLGNHAELQATLATVTEQLGQITGRNRANAPQPRRRNQPIPEEQQSQSSEDNSDTDRTEPDEPRYERAGRGNRREYRVQGDGSPIRRRFRDEEVAWQGGKDLKLTPPTFAGKVEPDAYIEWEKRMEYIFEYYHYTEAKKIALAAAQLTDNALTWWDREVAEVGRVYRIETWNEMRAKLRARYISSYYQRDLLKRFLKLSQGTRTVEEYFEEFEALMNKLRTRETEEVMMAQFLEGLQDRIARKVERQTYVNFNDLLHYAVLAEQHIRRKNASSARNKTPWAPSGSKGAEKNKSVEVDSRFKKNQSDQSKPCSSEPGKGPTPAQRTRDITCYKCQGKGHYSRDCPNKRVMILKADGEYESQDEVDAESAVSGDEIVDYDETGELLVVRRALSALFDPETVQRENIFHTRCSVEGIVDKLGLAKSPHPRPYKLKWLNDETELKISEQVVVPFCIGKYQDQVKCDVFPMQAGHLLLGRPWQFDTDTIHHGRTNTYSFTHNNKKHSLAPLSPQEVYEMQRAMDQSGLFSFEAPDCPAQMQVLMDKYKDVFPEEIPAGLPPLRGIEHQIDFVPVAPLPNRAAYRVNPEEAKELERQVQDLMDKGYIRESLSPCAVPVLLVPKKDVFSKIDLRSGYHQVQMKEGDEWKTAFKTKQGLYEWLVMPFGLTNAPSTFMRLMTEVLRPYIGKFVVVYFDDILIYSQCLSDHISHVEQGLKVDEEKTKAIQVWPTPTTIGHVQALELFLLKQADQWHSLVRN